A window of Cryptomeria japonica chromosome 3, Sugi_1.0, whole genome shotgun sequence contains these coding sequences:
- the LOC131068612 gene encoding hypothetical protein At1g04090: protein MMMSECSCWCWTSVFCGTNGGEEVFTEYSSEPFQLPAPLPDWPSGTGFATGSISLGEIQVAQVCTFEKVWSCYEGGDGDKGATFYKPTNLPTGYFNLGYLGQPNRTTLDAWVFVAKETDNSADLSCQCNQSCYALEPPTVPLIFTKDSKEFFPQRGSHSALAKPLNYTLVWSSDSWSGDQDGYVYFWLPYPPEGYKALGFVVTNTGDKPSVEEVRCVRSDLTEECEIDTLIWSTDSTFDKFPFGAWNIRPKERGMQAKGVCIGSCYCSDSLNSEEIFSLSCLKNVTYDLSAMPNLNQIHALVQHYGPTIYFHPDEVYLPSSVEWFFENGALLYDGSSQTAEPITTDGSNLPQGGSNDGKYWLDLPNDGRAGKVKKGNLESAEVYVHVKPMLGGTFTDIAMWIFCPFNGPVTAKIGVFNLPFERIGEHVSDWEHFTLRISNCTGKLCKMYFSQHSGGEWVSAPDLEYIEGNKATVYSSKSGHASFPHAGDFLQGNSKRGLGIRNDAARSKYSLDASLKYKIVAAEYMHSLGANDLPLEPSWLGYIREWGPTIVYDSRAEIRKLVRFLPAKIRHAVEDIFNMLPNELGGEEGPTGPKEKDNWEGDERS from the coding sequence GCACAGGATTTGCAACGGGAAGTATCAGTTTGGGGGAAATTCAGGTTGCTCAGGTGTGCACATTTGAAAAGGTGTGGAGTTGCTATGAAGGAGGGGACGGCGATAAGGGGGCCACTTTCTATAAGCCAACCAATTTACCAACAGGCTATTTCAATTTAGGCTATCTTGGCCAGCCTAACCGTACAACTCTGGATGCATGGGTTTTTGTGGCCAAGGAAACCGATAATTCTGCAGATTTATCATGTCAATGTAATCAATCTTGTTATGCATTGGAGCCCCCTACTGTCCCTCTAATATTTACGAAGGACAGCAAAGAGTTTTTTCCTCAAAGAGGATCACACTCAGCACTTGCTAAGCCACTGAATTATACTTTAGTTTGGAGTAGTGACTCCTGGAGTGGTGACCAAGATGGATATGTGTACTTTTGGTTGCCTTACCCTCCAGAGGGTTACAAGGCCTTAGGTTTTGTTGTCACAAATACAGGAGATAAACCCTCAGTTGAGGAGGTGAGGTGTGTTCGGTCAGATCTAACAGAAGAATGTGAAATTGATACTCTAATTTGGAGTAcagattcaacttttgacaaatttcCTTTCGGTGCATGGAATATCAGGCCAAAAGAGCGTGGAATGCAAGCAAAAGGTGTATGTATAGGGAGTTGTTACTGTAGCGATTCTTTAAATTCAGAGGAAATTTTCTCTCTTTCCTGTTTGAAGAATGTAACTTATGATCTAAGTGCAATGCCAAATCTGAACCAGATTCATGCATTAGTCCAACATTATGGACCCACTATTTATTTCCATCCAGACGAGGTTTACTTACCTTCATCAGTAGAGTGGTTCTTTGAGAATGGTGCACTGCTGTATGATGGATCTTCCCAGACTGCTGAGCCAATTACTACCGATGGTTCAAATCTACCCCAAGGGGGCTCAAATGATGGTAAATACTGGCTGGATTTGCCTAATGATGGAAGAGCAGGTAAAGTCAAAAAGGGTAATTTGGAGAGTGCCGAGGTATATGTGCATGTTAAACCCATGTTAGGAGGAACATTCACTGATATTGCAATGTGGATTTTTTGCCCTTTCAATGGACCGGTTACTGCAAAGATTGGGGTGTTCAATCTACCTTTTGAAAGAATTGGAGAGCACGTTTCCGATTGGGAGCATTTCACTCTAAGGATAAGCAATTGCACTGGAAAGCTATGCAAAATGTATTTCTCTCAGCACAGTGGAGGTGAGTGGGTCAGTGCCCCAGATTTGGAATACATTGAAGGTAACAAGGCAACAGTTTATTCTTCGAAAAGTGGGCATGCAAGCTTTCCTCATGCAGGTGATTTTCTTCAAGGGAACTCAAAACGTGGGTTGGGTATAAGGAATGATGCAGCCCGAAGCAAGTACTCCCTTGATGCAAGCCTCAAATACAAAATAGTTGCAGCAGAGTATATGCACTCGCTTGGAGCAAATGACCTTCCCCTAGAGCCATCCTGGTTGGGGTACATAAGGGAATGGGGTCCTACAATTGTGTATGATTCACGAGCTGAGATTCGTAAATTAGTCAGATTTCTTCCTGCTAAAATCAGACATGCTGTAGAGGACATTTTTAATATGCTTCCAAATGAGCTTGGAGGCGAGGAAGGACCAACAGGACCCAAAGAAAAGGACAATTGGGAGGGTGATGAAAGATCGTGA